The following are encoded in a window of Stigmatella erecta genomic DNA:
- a CDS encoding serine/threonine protein kinase: MTGTLIRLPSGAVVDGWHVVRELGNGGFAVVYLVEKDGQPHALKVARHREASGDDKQTHARMVREVTTLLMLDHPNIIRHRGYGYAEAGNMYLALEYVEGWTLAEWKERKHPTIHEILKVFVKLASALSYMHARGVLHRDLKLVNVLLRKSDGEPIIIDFGCATYTLAEDLTEEGLPPGTERFRAPEQFKFLREHRHEHRARYAFKVADEIFALGVMLYELLTDPRPTEHNPRRALNNPLVKPPSACQLNPRVPGLLSDLVEHMLSRDPDKRPVDTEALRRELEEHLDSSGAEYMMPAHAPSKQWQPEPSGVGKPMATPPGTPAPRKVSARALVAGAAVCVALAAAVAFWSAPGDAPAPLPGRSAPSRILPPDMSPSPPSPASAAAMSPAMDVGQKEGSPVKMPSPEVPPQASLPGMRKKASATDCAAMSLVAALAAGCPGSQIRAESFVCPAGAARAMEDHLHWETGDRFFLVLDDRHAKSSKVWFTAGAEVVGVVPKDNHDRRQRELAPVGTRFYGKAYYLKKGRFDGEPEMVVRYDRVKLPGQDEQPICFVVQVRSFGFKEGRVQANNYNAGGVVDRWP; this comes from the coding sequence ATGACTGGGACGCTCATCCGGCTGCCGTCCGGCGCGGTGGTGGATGGTTGGCACGTTGTAAGGGAACTCGGCAACGGTGGGTTTGCCGTGGTCTATCTGGTGGAAAAAGACGGTCAGCCGCATGCGCTCAAGGTGGCGCGCCATCGCGAAGCCAGCGGGGATGACAAGCAGACGCATGCCCGCATGGTGCGTGAGGTGACAACACTCCTCATGCTGGATCATCCCAACATCATCCGGCACCGGGGGTATGGGTACGCCGAAGCGGGCAACATGTACCTTGCGTTGGAGTACGTGGAGGGCTGGACGCTCGCGGAGTGGAAGGAACGCAAGCACCCCACGATTCACGAAATCCTGAAGGTCTTCGTCAAGCTTGCTTCCGCGCTGTCGTACATGCATGCCCGGGGCGTGCTTCACCGGGACTTGAAGCTGGTCAACGTTCTGCTCCGGAAGAGCGATGGAGAGCCCATCATCATCGACTTTGGCTGTGCGACCTACACGCTGGCCGAAGACCTGACCGAAGAGGGGCTGCCCCCGGGAACAGAGCGCTTTCGGGCTCCCGAGCAATTCAAGTTCCTGCGCGAGCACAGGCATGAGCACCGGGCGCGGTATGCCTTCAAGGTGGCGGATGAAATCTTCGCGTTGGGCGTCATGCTGTACGAACTGCTGACGGACCCGCGGCCAACGGAACACAACCCGCGCCGGGCGTTGAATAACCCCTTGGTGAAGCCTCCCTCCGCATGCCAGTTGAACCCCCGGGTTCCTGGGCTGCTCAGCGACCTGGTCGAGCACATGCTTTCCCGGGACCCTGACAAGCGCCCCGTGGACACCGAGGCCCTCCGCCGCGAATTGGAGGAGCACCTCGACAGCTCCGGGGCCGAGTACATGATGCCCGCGCATGCGCCGTCGAAGCAGTGGCAGCCCGAGCCCTCCGGGGTTGGGAAGCCCATGGCGACGCCGCCGGGCACCCCTGCGCCGCGCAAGGTGTCCGCCAGGGCGCTCGTTGCAGGCGCCGCCGTGTGCGTTGCTCTGGCTGCGGCGGTGGCTTTCTGGTCCGCCCCTGGTGATGCGCCCGCCCCACTCCCTGGCCGTTCCGCACCGTCCAGGATACTCCCCCCTGATATGTCACCGTCTCCCCCCAGCCCCGCGTCGGCTGCCGCCATGAGCCCGGCGATGGATGTGGGCCAGAAGGAAGGTTCACCCGTGAAGATGCCGTCTCCTGAAGTCCCACCTCAAGCAAGCCTCCCGGGCATGCGGAAGAAGGCCAGTGCCACCGACTGCGCGGCGATGTCACTTGTCGCGGCCCTGGCAGCGGGTTGTCCCGGCTCTCAGATCCGAGCCGAGTCCTTCGTCTGTCCGGCTGGCGCGGCGCGGGCCATGGAGGACCATCTCCACTGGGAGACAGGAGACAGGTTCTTTCTCGTGCTCGACGACCGGCACGCCAAATCCAGCAAGGTCTGGTTTACGGCTGGGGCCGAGGTGGTGGGGGTTGTTCCCAAGGACAACCACGACAGGAGGCAGCGCGAATTGGCCCCGGTCGGAACACGGTTCTACGGCAAGGCCTACTATCTGAAGAAGGGCCGCTTCGATGGTGAGCCGGAGATGGTCGTGAGGTATGACCGCGTGAAGCTGCCGGGACAGGACGAGCAACCCATCTGCTTTGTGGTGCAGGTGCGTTCTTTCGGGTTCAAGGAGGGCCGTGTCCAGGCGAACAACTACAACGCGGGCGGAGTCGTGGACCGCTGGCCCTGA
- a CDS encoding DUF2381 family protein encodes MLQPFRLALALMLFWGTAARAEAVPGERVERTRAVTVTGNPAHPLPALRVAHGTATLILFPAPIQKKTLTFDESRIRVLDAGERSVIVQAVTDLQEGERSELGVFFADGRVPVRAAFVLTTDPVEVDKQIDVRRPEPLSAACPDEAQAREPRPEDFVLLGYMDKEGIPASPFKDAEDAAQGLSSAEGVSYRGKGWGMLAVVITNSPTQPPWTPREATLTGALGLPLRARLVVDAQGAIAPDHKARVLAVVDTPKLLAGAVFTLELSGEDGRRLKIPDVRFPKAGMEGMQ; translated from the coding sequence TTGCTCCAACCTTTCAGATTGGCCCTTGCGCTCATGCTCTTCTGGGGGACTGCGGCTCGCGCCGAAGCGGTGCCTGGGGAGCGCGTCGAGCGCACACGGGCCGTCACCGTGACTGGCAACCCCGCCCACCCGCTGCCCGCGCTCCGCGTGGCACACGGCACGGCGACGCTGATTCTCTTCCCCGCGCCGATCCAGAAGAAGACCCTCACCTTCGACGAATCCCGGATCCGCGTTCTGGACGCGGGGGAACGCTCGGTCATCGTTCAAGCCGTGACGGACCTTCAGGAGGGCGAGCGCTCCGAGCTTGGAGTGTTCTTCGCGGACGGAAGGGTGCCGGTGCGGGCCGCCTTCGTGCTCACGACAGACCCTGTCGAGGTGGACAAACAAATCGACGTGCGGCGGCCCGAACCTCTCAGCGCCGCCTGCCCGGACGAGGCGCAGGCCCGGGAGCCTCGGCCGGAGGACTTCGTGTTGCTCGGTTACATGGACAAAGAGGGCATTCCAGCGTCTCCCTTCAAGGATGCGGAGGACGCCGCGCAGGGCCTCTCATCAGCGGAAGGTGTCTCCTACCGTGGCAAAGGATGGGGAATGCTGGCTGTGGTGATTACCAATTCGCCCACCCAGCCCCCCTGGACACCGCGAGAGGCGACGTTGACGGGGGCCTTGGGATTGCCGCTGCGGGCGCGGCTGGTGGTGGATGCTCAGGGCGCGATCGCGCCGGATCACAAGGCGAGGGTACTCGCGGTCGTGGACACGCCGAAGTTGCTCGCGGGCGCGGTCTTCACGTTGGAATTGAGCGGGGAGGATGGCCGCCGCCTCAAGATTCCGGACGTGCGTTTTCCCAAAGCTGGGATGGAGGGAATGCAATGA
- a CDS encoding AAA domain-containing protein yields MSRDVSFFDQLGRLLSLEREAERARSAALSESLTLRERAEQGLSVLDLESIEEEVGLGGRILITLARADRAPFPARIHNGDSVAVMPRRAEVKEPAQALVSRATRTRLQLAFDRAPPPFLHEGLLRLDVVPNDVTYERMRAGLARVKALDKGVERRRREVLLGNEPPRFEKPAATPPSRPLNPEQADAVSRALAAEDFFLVHGPPGTGKSTVLAEVAVQAVARGERLLCTAASNAAVDHLLELCLEQGLRAIRVGHPARVAPRFQEHTLDIVVEEHPDRVLSRELFDEAFSLFGYARRQRTQGRSRERFSNARSSTAEAKGLMDDARALERKAVRAVLEGAQVICVTLASLGSGVLAHEEFDRALIDEATQATEPLTLLGFLRAPKLVLAGDPQQLPPTVLSQEAAKAGLGVSLFERLLGDHGEGVKRMLREQYRMNARIMEFPSREMYGGELRAHESVAGRTLAPVLTPGVELDAPPVLFLDTAGKGFEEQEEESTHSLFNPGEGELIVARVKALLAAGLSPRELAVIAPYSAQAFHLRERVETLSPDIEVDTVDAFQGREKDAILVSLTRSNADGNLGFLTDLRRMNVAMTRARRHLFVVGDSATLSAHPFYARFIEGTQSDGSYRSSWEWPEAEHSD; encoded by the coding sequence ATGTCCCGAGACGTCTCCTTCTTTGATCAGCTCGGCAGGCTCCTGTCCCTGGAGCGCGAGGCGGAACGCGCCCGCTCCGCCGCCCTGTCCGAGAGCCTCACCTTGCGCGAGCGCGCCGAGCAGGGGCTCTCCGTGCTGGACCTGGAGAGCATCGAGGAGGAGGTGGGCCTCGGTGGGCGCATCCTGATTACCCTGGCCCGCGCGGACCGGGCCCCCTTCCCCGCCCGCATCCACAACGGCGACTCCGTCGCGGTAATGCCCCGCCGCGCCGAGGTGAAGGAGCCCGCGCAGGCGCTCGTCTCGCGCGCCACGCGCACCCGGCTCCAGCTCGCCTTCGACCGGGCCCCGCCGCCCTTCCTCCACGAGGGGCTGCTGCGCCTGGACGTCGTCCCCAACGACGTGACGTACGAGCGCATGCGCGCCGGGCTCGCGCGGGTGAAGGCCCTGGACAAGGGCGTCGAGCGCCGCAGGCGCGAGGTGCTGCTCGGCAACGAGCCGCCCCGCTTCGAGAAGCCCGCCGCCACGCCCCCCTCGCGCCCGCTCAACCCCGAGCAGGCGGACGCGGTGAGCCGCGCGCTGGCCGCCGAGGACTTCTTCCTCGTCCACGGCCCGCCCGGCACCGGCAAGAGCACCGTGCTCGCGGAGGTGGCCGTGCAGGCGGTGGCCCGGGGCGAGCGGCTGCTGTGCACCGCCGCCAGCAACGCCGCGGTGGACCACCTGCTGGAGCTGTGCCTGGAGCAGGGGCTGCGCGCCATCCGCGTGGGCCACCCGGCGCGCGTGGCCCCCCGCTTCCAGGAGCACACGCTGGACATCGTCGTGGAGGAGCACCCCGACCGAGTCCTCTCCCGCGAGCTGTTCGACGAGGCCTTCTCCCTGTTCGGCTACGCGCGCCGCCAGCGCACCCAGGGCCGCAGCCGCGAGCGCTTCTCCAACGCGCGCTCCTCCACCGCCGAGGCCAAGGGGCTCATGGACGATGCGCGCGCGCTGGAGCGCAAGGCCGTGCGCGCGGTGCTCGAGGGCGCCCAGGTCATCTGCGTCACCCTGGCCAGCTTGGGCTCCGGCGTGCTCGCCCACGAGGAGTTCGACCGGGCCCTCATCGACGAGGCCACCCAGGCCACCGAGCCCCTGACGCTCCTGGGCTTCCTGCGCGCCCCCAAGCTGGTGCTCGCCGGGGACCCGCAGCAGCTGCCGCCCACCGTGCTCTCCCAGGAGGCCGCGAAGGCGGGCCTGGGGGTGAGCCTCTTCGAGCGGCTGCTCGGGGACCACGGCGAGGGCGTGAAGCGGATGCTGCGCGAGCAGTACCGCATGAACGCGCGCATCATGGAGTTCCCCTCGCGCGAGATGTACGGCGGCGAGCTGCGCGCCCACGAGAGCGTGGCCGGGCGCACCCTGGCGCCGGTGCTCACCCCGGGCGTGGAGCTGGATGCCCCACCCGTGCTCTTCCTGGACACCGCGGGCAAGGGCTTCGAGGAGCAGGAGGAGGAGAGCACCCACAGCCTCTTCAATCCCGGCGAGGGGGAGCTCATCGTCGCCCGGGTGAAAGCCCTGCTCGCCGCTGGCCTCTCGCCCCGGGAGCTGGCGGTCATCGCCCCCTACAGCGCCCAGGCCTTCCACCTGCGCGAGCGCGTGGAGACCCTCTCCCCCGACATCGAGGTGGACACCGTGGACGCCTTCCAGGGCCGCGAGAAGGACGCGATTCTCGTGAGCCTCACACGTTCCAACGCGGACGGAAACCTTGGCTTCCTCACGGATTTGCGCCGGATGAACGTGGCGATGACGCGCGCGCGGCGGCACCTGTTCGTCGTGGGGGACTCGGCCACCCTGAGCGCGCATCCTTTCTATGCGCGCTTCATCGAGGGCACACAGTCCGATGGTAGCTACCGCTCGTCTTGGGAGTGGCCTGAGGCGGAGCATTCTGATTAG
- a CDS encoding (2Fe-2S)-binding protein — translation MTHPKQPLPEEQAHPEGQADEAPGGSTRREFIATATVGSALLLEACRHTSETPSAGGGAEMPAAPSELEVSLHVNGQEKMLKVDPRTSLLDALRERMGLTGTKKGCDHGQCGACTVLVDGRRELSCLSLAVMQQGTKIQTVEGLAEGDTLHPLQQAFIEQDAFQCGYCTPGQIMSAAGLMKEPCGASDTDVREAMSGNLCRCSAYPNIIAAIQQVRRQPKQ, via the coding sequence ATGACGCATCCGAAGCAGCCGTTGCCGGAGGAGCAAGCCCACCCCGAAGGGCAGGCGGATGAAGCCCCCGGAGGCAGCACCCGGCGGGAATTCATCGCCACCGCCACGGTGGGCAGTGCCCTGTTGTTGGAAGCGTGCCGTCACACCTCCGAGACGCCCTCGGCGGGCGGAGGCGCGGAGATGCCCGCCGCGCCCTCCGAGCTGGAGGTCTCCCTCCACGTGAACGGCCAGGAGAAGATGTTGAAGGTGGACCCGCGGACCAGCCTGCTGGACGCGCTGCGCGAGCGCATGGGGCTCACCGGCACCAAGAAGGGATGTGACCACGGGCAGTGCGGTGCCTGCACGGTGCTCGTGGATGGCCGGCGCGAGCTGAGCTGTCTGTCGCTCGCCGTCATGCAGCAGGGCACGAAGATCCAGACGGTGGAGGGGCTCGCCGAGGGCGACACGCTGCACCCGCTGCAGCAGGCCTTCATCGAGCAGGACGCCTTCCAGTGCGGTTACTGCACGCCGGGGCAGATCATGAGCGCGGCGGGGCTGATGAAGGAGCCCTGCGGCGCCTCGGACACGGACGTGCGTGAAGCCATGAGCGGCAACCTCTGCCGCTGCAGCGCCTATCCCAACATCATCGCCGCCATTCAACAGGTGCGGCGTCAGCCGAAGCAGTAG
- a CDS encoding FAD binding domain-containing protein, protein MHPFHYEQPKEPGSSVERVSRVKEASFLAGGTGLLDLMKLGVETPALLVDVRKLPLAQIEELPDGGVRLGALARNSDVAFHPLIRERYPMLSEALLAGASGQIRNMATVGGNILQRTRCSYFRDVTTPCNKRQPGSGCSALEGINRGHAVLGVSESCIATHPSDMSVPLAALGATVRIQGPKGERTVPFTDFHLMPGTTPQRETVLEHGDLVLSVDVPALPAAKRSLYLKVRDRASYAFALASVAAALEVEGGVIRQARLALGGVATKPWRAVAAEQKLVGQAPSPQLFQEAAKAALEGAKAREHNGFKVELAQRIIVRALTTLGGRS, encoded by the coding sequence ATGCATCCTTTTCACTATGAACAGCCGAAGGAACCGGGCTCCAGCGTGGAGCGGGTCAGCCGCGTGAAGGAGGCCTCTTTCCTCGCCGGCGGCACGGGCCTCTTGGACCTGATGAAGCTCGGCGTGGAGACGCCCGCCCTGCTGGTGGACGTGCGCAAGCTGCCGCTCGCGCAGATCGAAGAGCTGCCCGACGGGGGCGTGCGCCTGGGCGCCCTGGCGCGCAACAGCGACGTGGCCTTCCACCCGCTCATCCGCGAGCGCTACCCGATGCTCTCCGAGGCCCTGCTCGCGGGCGCCTCGGGGCAGATCCGCAACATGGCCACCGTGGGCGGCAACATCCTGCAGCGCACCCGCTGCTCGTACTTCCGCGACGTCACCACCCCCTGCAACAAGCGCCAGCCCGGCTCGGGCTGCTCCGCGCTGGAGGGCATCAACCGCGGCCACGCGGTGCTGGGCGTGAGCGAGTCCTGCATCGCCACCCACCCCTCCGACATGAGCGTGCCCCTGGCGGCGCTGGGCGCCACCGTGCGCATCCAGGGCCCGAAGGGCGAGCGCACCGTGCCCTTCACCGACTTCCACCTGATGCCGGGCACCACGCCCCAGCGCGAGACGGTGCTGGAGCATGGAGACCTGGTGCTCTCGGTGGACGTGCCCGCCCTGCCCGCGGCCAAGCGGTCGCTGTACCTCAAGGTCCGGGACCGGGCCTCCTACGCCTTCGCGCTGGCGTCGGTCGCCGCCGCGCTGGAGGTGGAGGGCGGCGTCATCCGCCAGGCGCGGCTGGCGCTGGGCGGCGTGGCCACCAAGCCGTGGCGCGCCGTGGCCGCCGAGCAGAAGCTGGTGGGCCAGGCGCCCTCGCCCCAGCTGTTCCAGGAGGCGGCGAAGGCCGCGCTGGAGGGGGCCAAGGCGCGCGAGCACAACGGGTTCAAGGTAGAGCTGGCGCAGCGGATCATCGTGCGCGCCCTGACGACGCTGGGAGGCCGCTCATGA